In Myxococcales bacterium, a genomic segment contains:
- a CDS encoding right-handed parallel beta-helix repeat-containing protein produces the protein MIRGTYRAWSDNYNGVRVEAANGVTVAHNTLSDVTCNWSTNCAGIMLYDTANSVFEFNKISSTATGVFIKGDHAGDGWPQLDNVFRRNWIENTTAGAFRGSPPPEARSSRTC, from the coding sequence GTGATCCGGGGCACCTACCGAGCCTGGAGCGACAACTACAACGGCGTACGTGTAGAGGCGGCGAACGGCGTGACCGTCGCCCACAACACGCTCTCCGACGTCACGTGCAACTGGAGCACCAACTGCGCCGGAATCATGCTGTACGACACCGCGAACTCGGTGTTCGAGTTCAACAAGATCTCGAGCACGGCGACGGGGGTCTTCATCAAGGGCGATCACGCGGGCGACGGATGGCCCCAGCTCGACAACGTGTTCCGAAGAAACTGGATCGAGAACACCACGGCCGGCGCGTTCCGCGGATCGCCGCCGCCGGAAGCAAGATCTTCCAGAACGTGCTGA
- a CDS encoding DUF1554 domain-containing protein: protein MRTVLGFRTILLLGAAAAGCQLLLTGDVADTPDRAQLVDAAALGSDGAPQADAASGDGATTPTDGATDGGSGDASSFDATLSQDANVQDALAKDTGVKADIGTPYKVIFLHKPPSRANWNSIASADLACQDSRPDGVALAKALLVGATRTACTTDFCSGGGAEHDDWVLSPATEYRRPDGTVIGTTDAAGLFTAPLTNAIAVASSTTLAWTGLGPTWLTDQNCADWSNTTGAGGTGRCGYVGLKVDAFAKLLDACPANHEFYCVEQ, encoded by the coding sequence ATGCGCACCGTACTTGGCTTTCGAACGATTCTGTTGCTTGGAGCAGCGGCCGCCGGCTGCCAGCTCCTGCTCACCGGCGACGTAGCCGACACGCCTGACCGCGCCCAGCTCGTCGACGCAGCGGCGCTCGGCAGCGATGGTGCGCCGCAGGCCGACGCCGCCAGCGGCGATGGTGCAACCACTCCGACCGACGGCGCTACCGACGGCGGGAGCGGCGACGCGAGCTCGTTCGACGCCACGCTGTCCCAAGACGCCAATGTCCAGGACGCTCTAGCGAAGGACACCGGCGTCAAGGCGGACATTGGTACGCCCTACAAAGTCATCTTCCTCCACAAGCCTCCGTCGCGGGCGAACTGGAACTCGATCGCGAGCGCCGACCTCGCTTGCCAGGATAGTCGGCCCGACGGCGTCGCGCTCGCGAAGGCTCTGCTGGTGGGGGCCACCCGGACGGCGTGCACGACCGACTTCTGTTCGGGGGGCGGCGCGGAGCACGACGACTGGGTGCTCTCGCCGGCCACGGAATACCGCCGCCCGGACGGCACCGTGATCGGCACGACCGACGCCGCTGGCCTCTTCACCGCTCCCCTCACCAACGCGATCGCGGTTGCGAGCTCAACGACGCTCGCTTGGACGGGCCTCGGACCAACCTGGCTCACCGACCAAAACTGTGCGGACTGGTCCAACACCACGGGCGCTGGCGGAACGGGTCGGTGTGGCTACGTCGGCCTCAAGGTCGACGCATTTGCGAAGCTCCTGGACGCGTGCCCCGCCAACCACGAGTTCTACTGCGTCGAGCAGTGA